CTACCTGTTCCATTGTAGCGCCGTATAATGAAGGGTCCCCCGTATGTAATCGAACTACTTTTTTACCTGCTTTGACTCGCTCAACGATACAATTCACCATTTCTTCTAAGTGCAATCCAGATGTACGAATCACCTCTGCCTCCGGATGTGCTTGTGCGACTAACTGATCACTAACTAGTGAATCAGTATACATAACGACATCTGCTGTTTGTAATAACTTTAAACCCTTTACTGTAATCAAATCAGGGTCACCAGGACCTGCTCCAATAATCCAAATCTTCTTCATTATTTACGCACCACCATACAAGATAAATAGTTCAACTCTGTTCCACGTAAGTCAGCTACATTCCAAATGATTTCTTCGTCAGATGTTACCTTTGTGACAACATGTGTACCATAAAGCAAATTCATATCTTCTAACAAATCCAGCATGTCATCTAGTACCTTCGCTATTTTAATAAACACCACAGCATCATGAGTTTCTAAAACACGACGCATTTCTCCCATGTCTTCAGTTGCTGGTATCATTGCTACATATTCATCACCATCCGCAAGGGGTATACCTAAGCGGTTAGCTGAGCCATTAAATGATGAAATACCGGCTACAGTTTCCATCGGAACTTCTGGATGTGTTTCCTTCATAATCTTCATTAAATGAATAAATGTACTATAAAGCATCGGATCGCCTTCCGTTACAAAAGCAACATCTTGCCCCTTAGCTAAATATTGATAAATGGCCGCCACCGATTTTGCCCATTCTGTTCTTAAAGTTTCCTCATCCTTTGTCATTGGGAAAACTAAACCGAGCATTATTTTTTCTTCGGGATTGATATACACCTCTACAATACGATGAGCATAGGATTTACTACCTCGCAGTTTTTTCGGATAAGCAATCACTGAACATTCTTGCAATTTACGAAAAGCCTTCACTGTTATTAATTCCGGATCACCA
Above is a genomic segment from Lysinibacillus sp. PLM2 containing:
- the cbiL gene encoding precorrin-2 C(20)-methyltransferase — encoded protein: MTIGTLYGIGVGPGDPELITVKAFRKLQECSVIAYPKKLRGSKSYAHRIVEVYINPEEKIMLGLVFPMTKDEETLRTEWAKSVAAIYQYLAKGQDVAFVTEGDPMLYSTFIHLMKIMKETHPEVPMETVAGISSFNGSANRLGIPLADGDEYVAMIPATEDMGEMRRVLETHDAVVFIKIAKVLDDMLDLLEDMNLLYGTHVVTKVTSDEEIIWNVADLRGTELNYLSCMVVRK